From the Salmo trutta chromosome 30, fSalTru1.1, whole genome shotgun sequence genome, one window contains:
- the LOC115168240 gene encoding rho-related GTP-binding protein RhoA-C: MAAIRKKLVIVGDGACGKTCLLIVFSKDQFPEVYVPTVFENYVADIEVDSKQVELALWDTAGQEDYDRLRPLSYPDTDVILMCFSIDSPDSLENIPEKWTPEVKHFCPNVPIILVGNKKDLRNDEHTRRELAKMKQEPVKPEEGRDMANRINAFGYLECSAKTKDGVREVFEMATRAALQAKKRGKKNACLLL, from the exons ATGGCTGCGATCCGTAAGAAACTGGTGATCGTTGGTGATGGTGCTTGTGGAAAGACCTGTCTGTTGAtagtcttcagtaaagaccaGTTCCCTGAGGTCTACGTACCTACAGTGTTTGAGAACTATGTGGCAGATATTGAGGTGGACAGTAAGCAG GTGGAACTGGCCCTCTGGGACACAGCCGGACAGGAGGACTACGACAGATTAAGGCCTCTCTCCTACCCTGACACTGACGTCATCCTCATGTGCTTTTCCATAGATAGTCCTGACAGCTTGG AGAATATCCCAGAGAAGTGGACCCCTGAAGTAAAGCACTTCTGTCCAAATGTGCCCATCATTCTTGTGGGTAATAAGAAGGACTTGCGGAATGACGAACACACACGTCGGGAGTTAGCAAAAATGAAGCAG GAACCAGTGAAGCCAGAGGAGGGCCGGGACATGGCTAACCGCATCAACGCGTTTGGCTACTTGGAGTGCTCAGCCAAGACGAAAGACGGCGTGAGGGAGGTGTTTGAGATGGCCACCAGGGCGGCGCTGCAGGCCAAGAAACGTGGCAAGAAGAATGCCTGTCTCCTGCTATAG
- the LOC115168241 gene encoding NADH dehydrogenase [ubiquinone] 1 beta subcomplex subunit 11, mitochondrial — translation MLARLSRFGPALTRFRTNPAFGARFVSQSPPSSASGSATVSDLQPSRAKESHGHAEVSAFEKNRDYHGFSQDPVVDEWNMRMAFFFGISMAIVVGGTFIHYLPDHGMRQWARREAERLITQREAAGLPLMEENYYDPSKIVLPGAGEE, via the exons ATGCTCGCCCGGTTGTCACGGTTTGGGCCTGCTTTGACCCGTTTTCGCACAAATCCGGCGTTTGGGGCTCGGTTCGTATCGCAATCTCCACCCTCTAGTGCTTCTGGTTCGGCCACTGTGTCGGATTTGCAGCCCTCACGTGCCAAGGAAAGTCATGGACACGCAGAGGTCAGCGCGTTCGAGAAA AATCGAGATTATCATGGGTTCTCTCAGGATCCTGTCGTTGACGAGTGGAACATGAGGATGGCCTTCTTCTTTGGCATCTCTATGGCTATTGTGGTTGGAGGTACCTTCATCCACTATTTACCAGACCATGG TATGAGGCAGTGGGCCAGGAGGGAAGCAGAAAGGTTGATCACACAGAGGGAGGCTGCAGGTCTTCCTCTTATGGAGGAGAACTACTATGACCCAAGCAAGATTGTGCTACCAGGAGCCGGAGAGGAGTAG
- the LOC115168242 gene encoding properdin: protein MVQVMWTSLVLLITFRESVSQEVKCYSRFDNGDCGDLLGEVTIEDCCLNPHYGYIGADRKCKFCGPASWSEWTTWGRCSVPCKEGVSQRRRECQGQGKCTPKSSLKELQKLTLETKVCIEPDCCPEHGQWSKWGEWQPCSATCEKGMRKRVRTCTEPPPTCGSSCEGPSEEEEHCVVDRVCPTHGGWSNWEIWQPCSGTCAREDLPRPTQRRCRSCSNPPPSSVPPGDECTGLGSETRTCDELPSCPVNGNWGPWGPPSSCSVTCGVGVNEMLRQCDNPAAKHGGLPCSGSNKDTKICNTKNPCPVDGQWSQWGTWEECKSNRGNINCRKIGGQQRRQRWCEHTDFGGLTCEGKITDYRPCFDIKYCYFDGKWSEWSEWSHCEPPCGEGAKRTRERKCIPNLSEYPEAIGYPIKAKAYFEGKPDANCTQLKDTKETRACIKVPLCDT, encoded by the exons ATGGTCCAGGTGATGTGGACTTCATTGGTTTTGCTGATCACCTTCAGGGAATCAG TATCACAAGAGGTGAAATGTTACAGCAGGTTTGATAATGGGGATTGTGGCGATCTCCTGGGAGAAGTGACAATTGAAGACTGTTGTCTTAACCCTCACTATGGCTACATTGGAGCAGATAGAAAATGCAAGTTTTGTGG CCCAGCTTCGTGGTCTGAATGGACTACTTGGGGCCGCTGCTCTGTCCCCTGTAAGGAGGGAGTTTCGCAGAGACGACGAGAATGCCAGGGACAGGGAAAATGTACTCCGAAGAGTAGCCTTAAAGAGCTTCAGAAACTAACGTTAGAGACCAAAGTCTGCATTGAGCCAGACTGTTGTCCAG AACATGGACAATGGAGCAAGTGGGGTGAGTGGCAGCCCTGCTCAGCAACTTGTGAGAAGGGCATGAGAAAAAGAGTGAGGACATGCACCGAACCACCACCTACATGTGGAAGCAGCTGCGAAGGTCCAAGTGAAGAGGAGGAACACTGCGTGGTTGATCGCGTCTGTCCAA CCCATGGTGGTTGGTCAAACTGGGAGATTTGGCAGCCATGCTCAGGCACTTGTGCAAGGGAGGATTTACCCAGACCTACACAGCGGCGCTGCAGATCATGCTCCAATCCACCACCGTCCTCAGTGCCCCCTGGTGATGAATGCACTGGGTTAGGGAGTGAAACTAGGACCTGTGATGAGCTTCCTTCATGTCCTG TGAATGGTAACTGGGGGCCGTGGGGCCCCCCCAGCTCCTGCTCCGTTACCTGTGGGGTGGGGGTTAATGAAATGCTCAGACAGTGTGACAACCCAGCCGCTAAACATGGAGGTCTGCCCTGCTCTGGATCTAATAAAGACACAAAAATCTGCAATACCAAAAACCCTTGCCCAG TGGATGGTCAGTGGTCGCAGTGGGGGACATGGGAAGAATGTAAATCTAATAGAGGAAATATTAACTGTCGAAAAATTGGTGGACAGCAAAGACGCCAAAGATGGTGTGAACACACAGATTTTGGTGGGTTGACGTGTGAAGGAAAGATCACAGACTACAGGCCCTGCTTTGACATTAAATATTGCTACT TTGATGGTAAGTGGAGTGAATGGAGTGAGTGGAGTCATTGTGAGCCCCCCTGTGGAGAAGGAGCCAAAAGGACCAGAGAACGCAAGTGCATACCTAATCTCTCAGAATACCC GGAGGCAATAGGGTATCCTATTAAGGCTAAAGCATATTTTGAAGGGAAGCCAGATGCGAACTGCACACAGTTGAAGGACACAAAAGAGACTCGGGCTTGTATAAAGGTTCCTCTATGTGACACATAG